The Niabella beijingensis genomic interval TTGCAATCAGCTGCGGAATACGGTCGGCCACCACCGTGCGCATTTCATCGGTGGTATAGGATTCCTTGCTGCCAATGATCTCCGTATAAAAGAACTTCGGATTGGCAATGGAATAAGAGAAATTGCCGTTCGCCCCCATTTCTATGGGAATATTGTAAACAGCATCAACATACTTGACCGGCGTTGCAGTACCCCAGGCCTGGTTTACCACCTGTGCTTTCCGGTAGAAGTAGACATACAGCTTGTGCTCGCTTTCAAAATTCTGCCGCAGGTTCAGCAATGTAGTGATAAAAGGATGGTTATCCGTTTTCAGGTTATAGATTCCTTCTGTATCAATAATATCGGCGATCTTTCCTTCATATACCAGGATACAACCCTGACCGGGTGCTACGATCAGCTTGCTGGCATTTTTGATCTCGTTTTGTTTGGAGGGAAACCGGTACCAAAGCAATGCCGGGCTTTGATTTTCCCACTGGATCACCTTTGAAAGCTGATTGCTGAAAAGATTTAAGAGGCTCATGATGTTGTTTTTAGGGTTATTACCGGCTGGCGTGCTGTGCAGGTTTTATGATTTCTGATTGATCCGTGCGGCTATGTGCACCAGTTTCTCGCCTTCTTCGTCCAGGAACACTTTTGCAGGGGTAAGGCCTACGTACCGGCCGTTTTCATGTGGCCGCGCCTCGTTTACCTGCAAACCTACTATTTTTCCTGAATCGATATAGCGGCATTCCAGCTGGGTGGCACAGCGTCCTACTTCTCCAACAGGAATGCTGAGCAGCTCTTCAAAGCGTTCTTCATTAAAAAGA includes:
- a CDS encoding SPFH domain-containing protein; the encoded protein is MSLLNLFSNQLSKVIQWENQSPALLWYRFPSKQNEIKNASKLIVAPGQGCILVYEGKIADIIDTEGIYNLKTDNHPFITTLLNLRQNFESEHKLYVYFYRKAQVVNQAWGTATPVKYVDAVYNIPIEMGANGNFSYSIANPKFFYTEIIGSKESYTTDEMRTVVADRIPQLIATALSERRYSYQEIDAQLHYIAQQLLRILNESFTTLGLQLTDFRITGTQFDEKTQERIGRVADISTDVKAAGQAGLDYADLEKLRALRDAARNEGGLAGAGVQFGAGMELGKKLNQQTDDILSKSNTDTVEKLRKLKLLLDENIITPAEFEEKKKELLGQL